A part of Mercenaria mercenaria strain notata unplaced genomic scaffold, MADL_Memer_1 contig_1942, whole genome shotgun sequence genomic DNA contains:
- the LOC128552013 gene encoding uncharacterized protein LOC128552013, translating to MFQRPSYTENVSLRLSEVLADIGVDERIVQKRRRKWLLRESTQTISSQLQDRNASAYLLGSQCEGTTTLGLQSDIDVLVSHNDINVIQDWADWEPGFLNYLMIQDETVSSGYCLLQLLRPDAPLPYNVLDQEHVRDRTGRILHKNIHISAVGAKVWKGGVRHGPAYARQRQSGFIDIDTVGALPCKSWPLQARQWLDQQGVGQWPSDDMKRYCSSTGCFVVGVGKKDSENEELEWRISTSLAERCLMFNLNITQIRCYVLMKMILKTFIKPYFGDTISSFMCKTGLFHCIANTYSNVWRENNLLVCLSLYLFVLNSSIFNEYCPHFIIPGNNLMRGHISHESKGYILEVLQYVINSEGRALLEMECDHLGARIQLKLSYLLFEFDIEIKENLSTLISGNLLNCTAQLNDMVIKRCLTLITNSSYKEAIQTLLKYIFKLVIIFNQCQGLDKTASSLLVPQFCTTLGTILASLNIQQYNGISVEALTWISLGLNTDVSSSKLKLASMLYCIGDSQRTEVVLRDIETNYDLNIVEPICRCHDFMCQPYRKGFHATADNHNEEAIQYTTAVCVKFLPCEINCVPRELRYEMFKSTQEDLAFRGDDKWMYWAVVDSLPYLYFLQYKTYSYHRIQKKQRALFNLTRTIDQESNLGHRETALNLLGQCLEQEGRARDALRCYLLSLNLRERNNAAKFHICRMLFTLANDQ from the coding sequence ATGTTTCAACGACCTAGTTATACTGAGAATGTGTCATTGAGACTGTCAGAGGTTCTTGCTGATATAGGAGTGGATGAGAGGATTGTtcagaaaagaagaagaaaatggcTGCTGAGGGAATCTACGCAAACAATATCATCACAACTACAGGATAGGAATGCTTCAGCATATCTTCTAGGCAGTCAGTGTGAGGGAACCACCACACTTGGGTTACAGTCAGACATTGATGTACTTGTCTCTCATAATGACATTAATGTGATTCAAGACTGGGCTGATTGGGAACCTGGTTTTCTCAATTACTTGATGATCCAGGATGAGACTGTATCATCTGGTTATTGTCTACTACAGCTGCTGAGACCTGATGCTCCTCTTCCTTACAATGTACTTGATCAAGAACATGTCAGAGACAGAACAGGAAGAATATTGCATAAGAATATACATATATCAGCAGTAGGAGCTAAAGTTTGGAAGGGAGGAGTAAGACATGGTCCAGCATATGCACGACAAAGACAGTCTGGGTTTATAGATATTGACACTGTTGGTGCCCTCCCCTGTAAATCATGGCCTCTACAAGCTAGGCAATGGTTAGACCAGCAAGGTGTAGGTCAGTGGCCTTCAGATGACATGAAGAGATATTGTAGCAGTACAGGAtgttttgttgttggtgttggaAAGAAGGACAGTGAAAATGAAGAGCTAGAATGGAGAATATCAACATCTCTAGCAGAAAGGTGTTTAATGTTTAATCTCAATATTACACAGATCCGCTGTTACGTCTTGATGAAGATGATATTAAAAACCTTCATCAAGCCATACTTCGGAGACACAATCtcaagtttcatgtgtaaaacaggtCTGTTTCACTGTATTGCAAATACATATTCTAATGTCTGGAGAGAAAATAATTTACTTGTTTGTCTATCATTGTATTTATTTGTCTTGAACAGTAGTATATTCAATGAATATTGTCCACATTTTATCATACCTGGAAACAACTTGATGAGAGGACATATTTCTCATGAATCTAAAGGTTACATACTTGAAGTACTGCAGTATGTTATAAACAGTGAAGGGAGAGCATTACTGGAGATGGAATGTGATCATCTTGGTGCAAGGATCCAGCTGAAGTTGAGTTATTTGCTCTTTGAGTTTGATATTGAGATCAAAGAGAACTTGAGTACCCTTATTTCAGGGAATTTATTAAACTGCACCGCACAGTTAAATGATATGGTCATAAAGAGATGTCTGACTTTAATTACAAACAGTAGTTATAAAGAAGCTATACAAacattgctgaaatatattttcaaattagtcaTTATTTTTAATCAATGTCAAGGATTGGACAAAACAGCTAGCAGCCTTCTTGTACCACAATTCTGTACCACTCTGGGAACTATCCTGGCATCTCTCAACATTCAACAGTATAATGGTATATCAGTAGAAGCTCTCACCTGGATCTCACTGGGTCTGAACACTGATGTTTCATCTAGTAAACTAAAACTAGCATCCATGTTGTACTGTATAGGGGACTCTCAAAGAACAGAAGTTGTTCTCAGAGATATTGAAACAAACTATGATCTCAACATTGTTGAACCAATTTGTAGGTGTCATGATTTCATGTGTCAACCTTACAGAAAAGGGTTCCATGCAACAGCTGACAATCATAATGAAGAAGCTATACAGTACACTACAGCAGTCTGTGTCAAATTTCTACCATGTGAAATTAATTGTGTTCCACGTGAACTTagatatgaaatgtttaaatctacACAAGAGGACCTTGCTTTCAGAGGAGATGATAAGTGGATGTACTGGGCTGTGGTAGATTCTCTTCCTTATCTCTACTTTCTACAATACAAGACCTACAGCTATCATaggatacaaaaaaaacaaagagcaCTTTTCAACCTTACCAGAACCATTGACCAGGAATCAAACCTTGGACACAGGGAAACAGCTCTAAATCTACTGGGTCAATGTTTGGAACAAGAGGGCAGGGCTAGAGATGCTTTACGTTGTTATTTATTGTCTCTAAATCTAAGGGAGAGAAACAATGCTGCCAAGTTCCATATCTGTAGAATGCTGTTTACTTTGGCCAATGACCAATAg